AGATCGGGAACAGCAAACTCATGACGGAGCACCTTTCAGTCCGGTAGCTGCTCGGGCGATCATTCCCGATCGAGCGGTTCCACGCGTTTGACGCTGTCTCGAATCGAGCAAATGGAACAACGAATCCTGCAGCGGTTCGCGGGTTGAGATCGTGTACAGGTCAACGCCGAGCGAATCGCAGACGTTTTGCAATTGGGCCTGATGTTCCGAAAACCGTTCTTGATAATCACTCTTGGCAGTTTCCGGATCCAGGTAAAACTCTTGCCCCGTTTCGATATCCTGCACCATGCTCGGTGCGTCCAAGTGGAAATCTAACTCGGATGGGTCGAGCGTTCTTAGCAACGCAACCTCATGCCCGCGTGACCTCAGGTAAGCCAGGTTCGTTCGCAACGATTCGACCGGTGACAATAAATCCGAAATCAACAGCACCAACCCACGCCGGTGAACCAGATTCGCGATCTGCTGAAGCGGCACGTTGATATCGGTGCCGGTACCCGACACAGGCCGCGAGAGTGCAACCAACAATTGCCGTAGATGCCCAACCCGGCGACGCGCGGGAATGTAATCCGCGATCGCTTCATCGAAAGTCATCAAGCCGACGCAGTCGCGTTGCAACGTCAAAAAGTAGGCAAACGTTGCTGCCAGCGTACGAGCGTAATCGATCTTTGTGTACTCGAGCGAACCGAACCCCATCGATTGACTCTGGTCGACAACCAAATAGCCATTGCGGCTGGTTTCATCTTCGAATTTTTTGATGTAGTAACGATCACTACGCGCGTAACGCTTCCAATCGAGACCACGCAGATCATCGCCAATCGTGTAAGGCCGGTACTCGGAAAACTCAACCGATGATCCATGCAGTGGACTGCGATGCAGTCCATTGAAAAAACCTTCGACGACCGTCTTGGCTCTCAATTGCAGATTCTTGATCCGCATCACCGCCCCCGGATCGATTTTGGCGGCAAGGTCCGACGCAGACGCTTTTGAAGCGGAATTGCGATTCGGCAACACCATCAGACTTCCGTCCTAACGGTCTCGATCAGACGACTGATCACCTTTTCGATCGTCATCCCTTCCGCTTCGGCTTTGTAACTTAGTAGCACCCGATGTCGCAGTGCGGGATGCGCGAGCGCTTGGATATCTTCGATTCGCACATGAGCATTTCCCGA
Above is a genomic segment from Neorhodopirellula lusitana containing:
- a CDS encoding DUF58 domain-containing protein, with amino-acid sequence MVLPNRNSASKASASDLAAKIDPGAVMRIKNLQLRAKTVVEGFFNGLHRSPLHGSSVEFSEYRPYTIGDDLRGLDWKRYARSDRYYIKKFEDETSRNGYLVVDQSQSMGFGSLEYTKIDYARTLAATFAYFLTLQRDCVGLMTFDEAIADYIPARRRVGHLRQLLVALSRPVSGTGTDINVPLQQIANLVHRRGLVLLISDLLSPVESLRTNLAYLRSRGHEVALLRTLDPSELDFHLDAPSMVQDIETGQEFYLDPETAKSDYQERFSEHQAQLQNVCDSLGVDLYTISTREPLQDSLFHLLDSRQRQTRGTARSGMIARAATGLKGAPS